A single region of the Montipora capricornis isolate CH-2021 chromosome 13, ASM3666992v2, whole genome shotgun sequence genome encodes:
- the LOC138028439 gene encoding uncharacterized protein isoform X1 — MKGNQITLLVISLRIIYGLPTEPSEPVVYVRRGQNITLPCPTFSEALEVGEGRFRYIRWYLWTDNCFTKQLELFAWMNEGGQMEVGRILYKGFSISRDDGSLFIRKVQPCHAQNFMCSIVLWNGANPLPGNVTLKFVDENENYPTGKAEPTEVRTTSESKNVEKENCPRGKPEPTEVRTTSESKNLEKGEKITDQYLVPFIVVTIIAVPSVIGNVLAILHCRRHRQVK; from the exons GTCTCCCAACGGAACCGTCGGAACCCGTTGTTTATGTTCGTCGTGGCCAGAATATTACATTACCCTGCCCTACTTTTAGTGAAGCACTCGAGGTGGGAGAGGGTCGTTTTCGTTACATCAGATGGTACCTGTGGACTGACAATTGCTTTACAAAACAATTGGAGCTTTTTGCCTGGATGAACGAAGGTGGCCAAATGGAAGTTGGCAGAATCTTGTACAAGGGTTTCAGCATCTCAAGAGATGACGGCAGCCTATTTATTCGCAAGGTGCAACCTTGCCATGCACAAAACTTCATGTGCAGCATTGTGCTTTGGAATGGAGCAAACCCATTGCCTGGCAATGTAACACTCAAGTTTGTAGACGAAAATG AAAATTACCCCACAGGAAAAGCAGAACCAACTGAGGTCAGAACTACAAGCGAATCCAAGAACGTTGAAAAAG AAAATTGCCCCAGAGGAAAACCAGAACCAACTGAGGTCAGAACTACAAGCGAATCCAAGAACCTTGAAAAAG gggAAAAAATCACAGATCAATACTTGGTTCCTTTTATCGTAGTAACCATCATAGCTGTGCCTTCAGTTATCGGGAACGTGTTGGCTATTCTCCATTGCCGGAGACACCGTCAAGTTAAATGA
- the LOC138028439 gene encoding uncharacterized protein isoform X3, with product MDFKIIWSLSLFLNFGLPTEPSEPVVYVRRGQNITLPCPTFSEALEVGEGRFRYIRWYLWTDNCFTKQLELFAWMNEGGQMEVGRILYKGFSISRDDGSLFIRKVQPCHAQNFMCSIVLWNGANPLPGNVTLKFVDENENYPTGKAEPTEVRTTSESKNVEKENCPRGKPEPTEVRTTSESKNLEKGEKITDQYLVPFIVVTIIAVPSVIGNVLAILHCRRHRQVK from the exons ATGGACTTCAAAATCATTTGGTCTCTTTCGCTCTTTTTAAACTTTG GTCTCCCAACGGAACCGTCGGAACCCGTTGTTTATGTTCGTCGTGGCCAGAATATTACATTACCCTGCCCTACTTTTAGTGAAGCACTCGAGGTGGGAGAGGGTCGTTTTCGTTACATCAGATGGTACCTGTGGACTGACAATTGCTTTACAAAACAATTGGAGCTTTTTGCCTGGATGAACGAAGGTGGCCAAATGGAAGTTGGCAGAATCTTGTACAAGGGTTTCAGCATCTCAAGAGATGACGGCAGCCTATTTATTCGCAAGGTGCAACCTTGCCATGCACAAAACTTCATGTGCAGCATTGTGCTTTGGAATGGAGCAAACCCATTGCCTGGCAATGTAACACTCAAGTTTGTAGACGAAAATG AAAATTACCCCACAGGAAAAGCAGAACCAACTGAGGTCAGAACTACAAGCGAATCCAAGAACGTTGAAAAAG AAAATTGCCCCAGAGGAAAACCAGAACCAACTGAGGTCAGAACTACAAGCGAATCCAAGAACCTTGAAAAAG gggAAAAAATCACAGATCAATACTTGGTTCCTTTTATCGTAGTAACCATCATAGCTGTGCCTTCAGTTATCGGGAACGTGTTGGCTATTCTCCATTGCCGGAGACACCGTCAAGTTAAATGA